In one Alistipes sp. ZOR0009 genomic region, the following are encoded:
- a CDS encoding GAF domain-containing protein — protein sequence MENTNSFLNSISSTVTRSVRDKRSFDKLLLLKEVLQKVTDYFKAEAFSIFLEKEEDNEVFSCVAGSGYAGDIVNKAEYRKDEGFTGFILRTQEPFNIKNKTELIEKIKTHKINTSGKYDDILWTGNRHFRNLIAIPLLQNEKSIGLIKVENKIDDEFFSDEEFNAMKFAGQLLSLSITQIDFYQKWKKSEQFESIIQRIPNLLKKDNKFETLLEDIVKLTMNFLNTEVCFLYLEKDGYLECAAGAGYAQSVIGRKEVKYKLGDYYGLTGAIADSRQLWIINSKEELSNLEKEGIAKKLGDRHYEKGWEFKNLIGTPLKIDNNILGVIKAENKIGTSTFTSYDIKALQLISDVASLAINNYKSQVIKEKEEKEEETIEQKIKNAKDKLRLGKFQEAIKIGLTIVDLLKDIETKKRLVILSTRYNQLMKQEVMMPIDELIRNEILIKLFEVFDTLDDINKNK from the coding sequence ATGGAAAACACAAACTCTTTTTTAAATTCGATCTCTTCAACTGTTACCAGAAGTGTACGAGATAAAAGAAGCTTTGATAAACTTTTATTATTAAAAGAAGTTCTGCAGAAAGTTACTGATTATTTTAAAGCTGAAGCATTTTCGATTTTTCTTGAAAAAGAAGAAGATAACGAAGTATTCTCGTGCGTTGCGGGTAGTGGGTACGCAGGCGATATCGTAAATAAAGCGGAGTATAGAAAAGATGAAGGTTTTACAGGCTTCATCTTACGCACTCAAGAACCTTTTAATATAAAAAATAAAACTGAGTTAATAGAAAAAATAAAAACACACAAAATAAACACAAGTGGTAAATATGATGATATACTTTGGACTGGGAATCGACATTTTAGAAATTTAATAGCAATTCCTTTACTTCAAAATGAAAAATCAATTGGTCTAATAAAAGTAGAGAACAAAATAGATGATGAATTCTTTTCTGATGAAGAGTTTAACGCGATGAAATTTGCAGGACAATTACTTTCTTTATCAATTACTCAAATTGATTTCTACCAAAAATGGAAAAAATCAGAACAATTTGAGTCTATTATTCAAAGAATTCCCAACCTTCTTAAGAAAGACAATAAGTTTGAAACATTACTAGAAGACATTGTCAAACTAACAATGAACTTTCTTAATACAGAAGTTTGTTTTCTCTACTTAGAAAAAGATGGTTATTTAGAATGTGCTGCAGGCGCTGGATATGCTCAATCTGTCATAGGGAGGAAAGAAGTTAAATATAAACTTGGAGATTACTATGGTTTGACAGGAGCAATTGCAGATAGCCGACAACTTTGGATAATTAATAGTAAAGAAGAATTGTCAAATTTGGAAAAAGAAGGAATCGCAAAAAAATTAGGAGACAGACATTATGAGAAAGGATGGGAATTTAAAAACTTAATAGGAACTCCATTAAAAATAGACAACAACATACTTGGTGTAATAAAAGCGGAAAATAAAATTGGCACATCAACATTTACAAGTTATGATATTAAAGCGTTACAATTAATATCAGATGTTGCATCTCTTGCTATTAACAATTACAAATCACAAGTAATTAAAGAAAAAGAAGAAAAAGAAGAAGAAACTATTGAACAAAAAATAAAAAACGCAAAAGACAAATTGCGGTTAGGTAAATTTCAAGAAGCAATAAAAATAGGCTTGACAATCGTAGATCTGTTGAAAGACATTGAAACAAAAAAAAGACTCGTTATATTATCAACTAGATACAATCAGTTAATGAAGCAAGAGGTAATGATGCCTATCGATGAATTGATAAGAAATGAGATTTTAATAAAATTATTCGAAGTATTTGACACTTTAGATGATATAAACAAAAATAAATAA
- a CDS encoding abortive infection system antitoxin AbiGi family protein, with amino-acid sequence MSKIAENLSAETLFHFTSSIDHLVNILKTNFSPRYCLEDSSYFSIKGYSNTEQAYPMVCFCDIPLSKIKSHLITYGEYGIGLSKDWGFKNNLTPLIYSRPNTKTSNAIENLITWYLNNNELKDSDDIKLITSELLMHIKPYEGKMYRNGKYELTKFYDEREWRWIPNIANDEIPLSIDKKTFNDSKTRDIYNEKICNYYSLKFTPQDIKYLIIKDDSEISSFIEKIESIKGFYDSKTIKILTTRIFTSNQIKFDL; translated from the coding sequence ATGTCTAAAATTGCTGAAAACTTAAGCGCTGAAACTCTTTTTCATTTTACTTCTAGTATAGACCATTTAGTCAATATATTGAAAACCAACTTTAGTCCTAGATATTGCCTAGAAGATTCATCCTATTTTTCTATAAAAGGATATAGTAATACAGAACAAGCATATCCTATGGTTTGCTTTTGTGATATTCCTCTATCAAAAATTAAATCACACCTTATTACATATGGTGAATACGGTATAGGTCTTAGTAAAGATTGGGGCTTTAAAAACAACTTAACCCCTTTAATTTATTCAAGGCCAAACACCAAGACTTCAAATGCAATAGAAAATTTAATCACTTGGTATTTAAATAACAATGAATTAAAAGATTCTGATGATATAAAGCTTATAACTTCAGAATTACTCATGCATATAAAGCCTTATGAAGGGAAGATGTACAGGAACGGAAAATATGAACTCACAAAATTTTATGATGAAAGAGAATGGAGATGGATTCCTAATATTGCAAATGATGAAATACCTTTAAGTATAGATAAAAAAACTTTTAATGACTCGAAAACACGAGATATATACAACGAAAAAATTTGCAATTATTATAGTTTAAAATTCACACCTCAAGATATTAAATACTTAATAATAAAAGATGATTCTGAGATTAGTTCTTTTATAGAAAAAATTGAATCAATAAAAGGTTTTTACGATTCAAAAACGATTAAAATATTAACCACTAGAATATTTACATCAAATCAAATCAAATTTGATCTGTAA
- the efp gene encoding elongation factor P, giving the protein MATTADIKNGLCIEMNGKPFTVVEFQHVKPGKGAAFVRTKLRNLENGRVIENTFNAGVKIDIIRVERRPYQFLYEDETGYNFMHNETFEQITLEKDIVENADLMKEGQYVEMMVHADKEEVLTCELPPFVDLVVTYTEPGLKGDTASSNALKPATLETGAEIRVPLFINQDEKIRIDTRTRSYSERVKS; this is encoded by the coding sequence ATGGCAACTACAGCAGATATCAAAAACGGACTTTGCATCGAAATGAACGGTAAGCCATTTACAGTTGTTGAATTCCAACACGTAAAACCAGGTAAAGGTGCCGCATTCGTTAGAACAAAGCTTAGAAATCTAGAGAACGGACGTGTAATCGAAAATACCTTCAACGCTGGCGTTAAGATCGACATTATCCGCGTTGAGCGTCGTCCATACCAATTCCTGTACGAGGACGAGACTGGATACAACTTCATGCACAACGAAACTTTCGAGCAAATTACCCTAGAAAAGGATATCGTTGAAAACGCAGACCTAATGAAGGAAGGTCAGTACGTTGAAATGATGGTACACGCCGATAAGGAAGAGGTGCTAACCTGCGAGCTTCCTCCTTTCGTAGACCTAGTGGTAACCTATACCGAGCCAGGTCTAAAGGGCGATACCGCTTCTTCGAATGCGCTTAAGCCAGCAACCTTGGAAACTGGTGCTGAAATCCGCGTTCCGCTATTTATCAACCAAGACGAAAAGATTAGAATTGATACCCGTACTCGCAGCTACTCTGAGCGCGTAAAGTCTTAA
- the tsaB gene encoding tRNA (adenosine(37)-N6)-threonylcarbamoyltransferase complex dimerization subunit type 1 TsaB gives MSIILCIETGTEVCSVSLSKDNQVIAIRESSEPQAHAHSLAVFIDELLASNNLTAADLSVVAVSEGPGSYTGLRIGVSTAKGICFGSKLPMIAIGSLAALVQGALGQVTDQGALYCPMIDARRMEVYTALYNAKGEKQTDVEALIIDENSFASELERNVIYFFGNGAGKCADVITHPNARFIDVKASAANMVPIALNMLSAEVFVDVAYYEPFYLKDFVVTKSKKNLLGL, from the coding sequence ATGAGCATCATACTTTGTATTGAAACGGGAACGGAGGTATGCTCCGTTTCCCTTTCAAAAGATAATCAGGTTATAGCCATACGCGAAAGTTCGGAACCGCAAGCCCACGCGCATTCTCTGGCGGTATTTATCGACGAGCTACTAGCATCTAACAACCTTACAGCAGCCGATCTTTCGGTCGTTGCCGTTAGCGAGGGACCCGGATCCTACACCGGCCTGCGAATTGGCGTCTCTACAGCAAAAGGAATATGTTTTGGAAGTAAGCTCCCAATGATTGCCATCGGTAGCTTGGCTGCGCTTGTTCAAGGAGCCCTAGGTCAGGTAACGGACCAAGGAGCGCTATACTGCCCAATGATAGATGCCCGTAGAATGGAGGTTTACACCGCGCTTTATAACGCTAAAGGCGAGAAGCAAACCGATGTTGAGGCGCTTATTATCGACGAAAACTCCTTTGCTAGCGAGCTCGAGCGTAACGTTATCTACTTCTTTGGCAATGGCGCTGGTAAATGTGCCGATGTAATTACCCATCCCAATGCACGCTTTATCGATGTAAAGGCCTCTGCCGCCAATATGGTTCCTATTGCACTAAATATGCTTTCTGCAGAGGTATTTGTCGATGTTGCCTACTACGAACCTTTTTATTTAAAGGACTTTGTGGTTACTAAATCGAAGAAAAATTTGCTAGGACTGTAA